One window from the genome of Pedobacter schmidteae encodes:
- a CDS encoding mandelate racemase/muconate lactonizing enzyme family protein: protein MKITNVEAFWLRCPIPEAKQHSSDYGLLTNFDMTLVVITTDSGLQGFGEAKAAVGSSGVCASIVNCIENELKPILMGKPVKDITRLWEEMYNGTRDHYALSRGRKFPILGRRGLTMSAMSGIDTALWDLKGKMLNVPVLDLLGGACRAKMPAYASGGWADEHSIGEQLKGYVSKGFQGVKMRVGVMDDTVQKSVDRVKAARAALGPDIKLMVDAHGTFSVPEAKQFCKGVEDCNIYWFEEPISPDNKKGTAEVRASTHIPIAAGESEFTSFDIHDLLQIRAIDVIQPDAAIIGGISEAMRTSHLASVHQVELAPHCWGSAFSFMAGLTVAFASPSATVIEFSLGGNPMMYDLVNEQIAVENGEIAAPSAPGLGLSPNWDFVKQFKQSV from the coding sequence ATGAAAATAACTAACGTAGAAGCATTTTGGCTGCGCTGCCCAATCCCTGAAGCAAAACAACACAGCTCGGACTATGGACTGCTCACCAATTTTGACATGACCCTGGTGGTAATCACAACTGATTCAGGACTGCAAGGCTTTGGAGAAGCCAAAGCCGCAGTAGGATCTTCCGGAGTATGTGCTTCCATTGTAAATTGTATCGAAAACGAACTGAAACCGATACTGATGGGTAAACCCGTAAAGGACATTACCCGTTTATGGGAAGAAATGTACAATGGAACAAGAGACCATTATGCACTATCCAGAGGGAGAAAATTCCCTATACTCGGCAGGCGGGGCCTTACCATGTCGGCCATGAGCGGCATCGATACAGCGTTATGGGACTTGAAAGGCAAAATGCTCAACGTTCCTGTATTGGACCTGCTTGGAGGGGCATGCAGGGCAAAAATGCCGGCTTATGCAAGTGGAGGCTGGGCAGATGAGCACAGTATCGGCGAACAATTAAAAGGATATGTAAGCAAGGGATTTCAGGGGGTGAAGATGCGTGTTGGCGTGATGGACGATACTGTTCAGAAAAGCGTAGACCGGGTAAAGGCTGCCAGAGCTGCCCTCGGGCCGGATATCAAATTGATGGTAGATGCACATGGAACCTTCAGTGTGCCCGAGGCGAAACAATTTTGTAAGGGAGTAGAAGACTGCAATATATATTGGTTTGAAGAACCCATTAGTCCCGACAATAAGAAAGGAACTGCAGAGGTAAGGGCTTCCACGCACATACCTATTGCCGCAGGTGAAAGTGAATTTACCAGTTTTGATATTCACGATCTCTTGCAAATAAGGGCCATAGATGTTATTCAGCCGGATGCGGCCATCATTGGTGGTATTTCGGAGGCCATGCGTACCAGTCATCTGGCCAGTGTGCATCAGGTAGAGCTGGCGCCACATTGCTGGGGTTCGGCATTTTCTTTTATGGCAGGGCTAACTGTAGCTTTTGCATCGCCTTCTGCAACAGTTATTGAATTTTCTCTGGGAGGAAACCCCATGATGTATGATCTGGTGAACGAACAGATTGCCGTTGAAAACGGCGAGATAGCAGCCCCCTCTGCTCCGGGATTAGGACTAAGCCCCAACTGGGATTTTGTAAAACAGTTTAAGCAATCGGTTTAA
- a CDS encoding VOC family protein, whose translation MAKALKINHVTLIVNNLEKATEFYKQELGLEPLPAFRFDYPVMFFKFNDEQQLHISEWDDQTSFRGHICVQVDDFNSIFFRMKELNAIDVSPWGKVRKLPDGAMQMFVRDPSGNLVEISSVPGAEVDDRIFKDELYEEGLYVSNRNDFRGLKSDDATLYHNKP comes from the coding sequence ATGGCAAAAGCACTTAAAATTAACCATGTTACACTCATCGTAAACAACCTGGAAAAAGCCACAGAGTTCTACAAACAAGAACTTGGCCTCGAACCCCTACCCGCTTTTCGGTTCGATTATCCCGTGATGTTCTTCAAATTTAATGATGAACAGCAACTGCATATTTCAGAATGGGACGACCAGACTTCATTTCGTGGCCACATCTGTGTACAGGTAGACGATTTCAACAGTATCTTTTTCCGAATGAAAGAACTGAATGCCATTGACGTAAGTCCCTGGGGAAAAGTGCGGAAGCTTCCAGATGGGGCCATGCAGATGTTTGTCCGAGACCCTTCCGGTAATCTTGTTGAGATTTCTTCCGTACCAGGAGCAGAAGTAGACGACCGCATATTTAAAGATGAACTGTATGAAGAAGGCTTATATGTTTCAAACAGGAACGATTTCAGAGGGCTCAAATCTGACGACGCGACCTTATATCATAACAAGCCATGA
- a CDS encoding D-isomer specific 2-hydroxyacid dehydrogenase family protein produces MMKNVLLLETIAEEALTLLQENANVYTGYDESELKNTLNSVEVHAIITRGKKHIDRALMEACPALQVAARCGVGLDNLDVAEATARKVRVINAPGSNAATIAEHTLALMLMLMRDMYNSVNCVKQNDWNWRNQYSGDELNGKTLGILGMGNIGKRVARLAEAFGMNVQYWSRSAQSLPMDEVLKQADIISLHLPLTKETNELIGAEQLALMKPQAFLVNTARGALIDHVALLDALNAQRIAGFAADVLPDEPPVQSRSLVQHPRTMITPHSASLTASTYRQMCLFTVKNVLAVLAGQQPELSSVYNRNSFV; encoded by the coding sequence ATGATGAAGAACGTATTGTTACTTGAAACCATTGCAGAGGAAGCATTAACCCTGCTACAGGAAAATGCGAATGTGTACACAGGATACGATGAGTCCGAATTAAAAAATACCCTGAACAGCGTAGAAGTACATGCTATTATTACGAGGGGAAAAAAGCACATAGATAGAGCCTTGATGGAAGCCTGCCCGGCTTTGCAGGTGGCAGCAAGATGTGGTGTGGGGCTTGATAACTTAGATGTGGCCGAGGCAACGGCAAGAAAGGTCCGCGTGATCAATGCGCCGGGCAGTAATGCCGCTACCATTGCAGAACATACTCTGGCCTTAATGCTGATGTTAATGCGCGACATGTACAATTCGGTAAACTGCGTAAAGCAGAACGACTGGAACTGGCGCAATCAATATAGCGGAGATGAACTGAATGGCAAAACCCTTGGCATACTGGGAATGGGAAATATAGGAAAACGTGTAGCAAGATTGGCAGAGGCATTTGGTATGAACGTACAGTACTGGAGCAGGTCAGCGCAAAGCTTACCGATGGACGAAGTATTAAAGCAAGCAGACATAATTAGCCTGCACCTACCTCTAACTAAAGAAACGAATGAGCTGATCGGTGCTGAGCAGCTGGCACTAATGAAACCTCAGGCATTTCTGGTCAACACCGCAAGAGGTGCTTTGATAGACCACGTTGCCCTGCTGGATGCTTTAAATGCACAGCGCATTGCCGGTTTTGCGGCCGACGTGCTGCCAGATGAACCTCCTGTACAAAGCCGCTCCCTTGTACAGCACCCACGCACCATGATCACACCCCATTCTGCCAGCCTTACCGCATCCACCTACCGGCAAATGTGCCTGTTTACGGTAAAGAATGTATTGGCTGTACTTGCGGGACAGCAGCCCGAATTAAGCAGTGTATATAATCGCAATTCATTTGTATGA
- a CDS encoding ThuA domain-containing protein, protein MNTFCISLLLTLSTALFCTPSPQKAKKPLVVFVCGDHEYSGEETLPIIAAELEKNYGMRTIVLKAAPDHNSEENIPGLEALKDADLAVFYLRWRRLPPEQLKHIEAYLKSGKPVMGFRTTTHAFNFPKGHTSEKWNAFGEFALNAPPGWGGKAKHTHYGHNSSTDVSIIPKQSTHPILTGVAKDFHVRSWLYHIVPDYPLKGSTTLLTGKAVNPQREAVENPVAWTGTNSFGGKIFMTTLGHPEDFRVEAFQRLVINAVHDELGLKVPKKWKGKMDIQVPYRIVK, encoded by the coding sequence ATGAATACTTTTTGTATAAGTTTATTGTTAACCCTAAGTACAGCATTGTTCTGCACGCCATCTCCTCAAAAAGCTAAAAAACCACTTGTTGTTTTTGTATGTGGAGATCACGAATATAGTGGTGAAGAAACACTTCCCATTATTGCTGCCGAGTTGGAAAAAAACTACGGCATGAGGACCATCGTGCTCAAAGCAGCTCCCGATCACAACAGCGAAGAGAATATTCCCGGACTGGAAGCTTTAAAGGATGCGGATTTAGCCGTTTTCTACTTGCGCTGGAGAAGGCTTCCTCCTGAACAGCTTAAACATATTGAGGCATACCTGAAATCGGGAAAACCTGTAATGGGTTTTCGGACCACCACGCACGCATTCAATTTTCCTAAAGGACATACCAGTGAAAAATGGAATGCTTTCGGAGAGTTTGCGTTGAACGCGCCCCCGGGATGGGGAGGGAAAGCTAAACATACCCACTATGGACACAATAGCAGCACAGATGTAAGCATCATTCCTAAACAATCAACTCATCCTATCCTTACCGGTGTAGCAAAGGATTTTCATGTGCGCTCGTGGCTGTACCATATAGTGCCCGACTATCCCCTGAAAGGTTCCACCACATTGCTTACCGGAAAAGCGGTAAACCCGCAAAGAGAAGCCGTAGAAAACCCCGTAGCATGGACAGGAACAAACTCTTTTGGCGGAAAGATCTTTATGACCACGCTGGGTCATCCCGAAGATTTCAGGGTTGAAGCGTTTCAGCGGTTGGTGATTAATGCTGTTCACGATGAACTGGGCCTGAAAGTACCAAAGAAATGGAAAGGTAAAATGGATATCCAGGTCCCTTATCGTATTGTTAAATAA
- a CDS encoding PVC-type heme-binding CxxCH protein encodes MMRIIKISLLCLVAIVPAMMIINAFKYKDTPIVIAKGTRIALIGNSLGSRMIHYDNFETELQLRFPTYELFIRNMCKEGETPGFRPHASRNSPWAFPGAEKFQVERANLVKRKDAGGTLEMEDPGEGFFETPDQWLSRLKTDVIISFFGFNESFEGKTGLANYKAELDAFIKWTLKQKYNGTSAPKLVIVSPIAFEDLTGKSRYDLPDGREENENLQLYTNAMKEIAAQNKVLFIDVFTPSLKWYQETTAPLTIDGSQLNEEGYKKLGVLLADQIFGKGTPIAENNRKLVNDAVNEKNWMWLNDFKIPNGVHVYGRRYKPYGPDNFPAEIKKTREMTAVRDTAIWLAAAKGEKMDLEAADKHTSVLPEVKTNYTPSRKNGTLKYLIGQEAVNSLKVPPGYKVELFASEQEFNFLAKPVQLSFDNKGRLWVAVMPTYPQYKVGDPKPNDKLIILEDTNQDGKADKQTVFAEGLHLPLGFELAPEGVYVAQGTNLILLTDTDGDDKADKKEILLSGFDDHDSHHSSHAFTTDPSGAIYSGEGVFLRTNVETSYGPVYATNGGFYRYDTHRRKLERTAQLAIPNPWGITFDDWGQPFFAETSSPDFRWMLPGTVLPRYGQATHKSKQLIEQKHLVRPTSGIEIVSSRHFPDDIQGDFLINNTIGFLGTKEHTLEEDGTGYKSRFRMDLLTSDDPNFRPVDLEFAPDGSLYVIDWHNVLIGHMQHNARDPLRDHSHGRIYRITYPSRPLVKPAKIADASIEELLNNLKLPEYRTRYRTRRELRGRDVAQVLAKLSTWVSKLDPNDARYEHHLLEGLWVSWGMNKVDQRLLRQVLKAKDYRARAAAVQVVRYTGHQLPDQANLLMEAARDKNSRVRLMAIVAASWIGKEKGLPVLAEANKLPLDSWMVHAYKTALAHLNGKNVEEEKEKKEKTELKGATLALFNQGKIIYNKEGYCVTCHQPDGKGLPASGFPPLTPNKWINGSDERLIKLVLKGIMGPIEVNGKKYPGQVPMTPFGGLLKDHEVAAVLTYLRNSFGNNGPAVSPEKVKAVRRATQDKKDFYTTEQLLKEHPMERAKR; translated from the coding sequence ATGATGAGAATAATAAAAATCAGCTTGCTGTGCCTCGTCGCAATTGTACCGGCGATGATGATCATAAATGCGTTTAAATATAAAGACACACCCATAGTTATTGCTAAGGGTACACGCATTGCCCTGATTGGTAACAGCCTGGGATCCAGAATGATTCATTATGATAATTTTGAAACGGAACTGCAGCTTCGTTTTCCAACGTATGAATTGTTCATCCGCAATATGTGTAAAGAAGGAGAAACGCCCGGTTTCCGGCCTCATGCCAGCAGAAACTCTCCATGGGCCTTTCCCGGAGCCGAAAAGTTTCAGGTAGAAAGGGCAAACCTCGTTAAAAGGAAAGATGCCGGCGGCACCTTAGAAATGGAAGACCCTGGCGAAGGCTTTTTTGAAACCCCTGATCAGTGGCTTAGCCGGCTCAAAACGGATGTGATCATTTCCTTTTTTGGGTTTAATGAGTCATTTGAAGGAAAAACCGGACTGGCCAATTATAAAGCGGAACTGGATGCTTTTATTAAATGGACCCTGAAGCAAAAATATAATGGAACTTCGGCACCGAAGCTCGTGATTGTATCGCCCATTGCTTTTGAAGACCTGACCGGCAAAAGCAGATACGATTTGCCGGACGGACGGGAAGAAAATGAAAACCTCCAACTGTACACTAATGCTATGAAGGAGATTGCTGCTCAAAATAAAGTCCTTTTCATAGATGTATTCACCCCTTCCTTAAAATGGTATCAGGAAACTACTGCGCCATTAACCATCGATGGTTCTCAACTCAATGAAGAAGGATATAAAAAACTTGGTGTATTGCTGGCGGACCAGATCTTTGGAAAAGGTACTCCCATTGCAGAAAATAACAGAAAGCTGGTTAACGATGCGGTAAACGAAAAGAACTGGATGTGGCTGAATGATTTTAAGATTCCTAACGGGGTACATGTATATGGACGCAGGTATAAACCTTATGGGCCAGACAATTTTCCTGCCGAAATAAAGAAGACCCGCGAGATGACTGCTGTGAGAGATACCGCCATCTGGCTTGCGGCGGCTAAAGGCGAAAAAATGGATTTGGAAGCTGCTGATAAACATACCAGTGTGTTACCCGAGGTTAAAACCAATTATACCCCCAGCCGTAAAAACGGAACCCTTAAATATCTTATTGGCCAGGAAGCTGTAAACAGCTTGAAAGTACCTCCGGGCTATAAGGTAGAACTGTTTGCTTCAGAGCAGGAATTTAACTTTCTGGCCAAACCGGTGCAGTTATCGTTCGACAACAAAGGACGGCTTTGGGTGGCCGTGATGCCTACCTACCCACAGTACAAAGTAGGCGACCCAAAGCCCAACGATAAGCTCATTATTTTGGAAGATACCAACCAGGATGGCAAGGCCGATAAACAGACCGTTTTTGCAGAAGGGCTCCACTTGCCACTCGGTTTTGAACTGGCACCGGAAGGTGTGTATGTAGCCCAGGGGACTAACCTTATCCTGCTAACAGACACCGATGGTGATGATAAAGCCGATAAGAAAGAAATTTTGTTGAGCGGCTTTGATGACCACGATTCGCATCACAGCAGTCATGCATTCACAACCGATCCCTCTGGCGCCATTTATTCGGGCGAAGGGGTATTCCTCCGCACCAATGTAGAAACCTCTTATGGCCCTGTTTATGCCACCAATGGTGGTTTTTACAGATATGACACCCATCGCCGTAAACTGGAAAGGACGGCACAGCTGGCCATCCCAAATCCATGGGGTATTACGTTTGATGACTGGGGCCAGCCTTTCTTTGCTGAAACATCAAGTCCGGATTTCCGCTGGATGCTTCCGGGAACTGTATTGCCAAGATATGGACAAGCCACACACAAGTCAAAACAACTGATAGAGCAGAAACACCTGGTACGGCCAACATCAGGCATTGAAATTGTATCCAGTCGCCATTTTCCGGATGACATTCAGGGCGACTTCCTGATCAACAATACCATTGGCTTCCTGGGCACAAAAGAACATACACTGGAGGAGGATGGGACAGGCTACAAAAGCCGTTTTCGCATGGACCTGCTGACCAGCGATGACCCTAATTTCCGTCCGGTAGATCTGGAGTTTGCGCCCGATGGCTCGTTGTATGTGATCGATTGGCATAATGTCCTCATCGGCCATATGCAGCACAATGCACGTGACCCCCTGCGTGATCATTCGCATGGAAGGATATACCGAATTACTTATCCTTCAAGACCTTTGGTAAAGCCAGCAAAAATAGCAGATGCGAGCATAGAAGAGCTCCTGAATAACCTCAAACTGCCAGAGTACAGAACCCGCTACAGGACCCGCCGGGAGCTGAGAGGGCGCGATGTTGCCCAGGTATTGGCGAAACTCAGCACCTGGGTATCGAAACTCGATCCCAATGATGCAAGATATGAACATCATTTACTTGAAGGTCTTTGGGTAAGCTGGGGCATGAATAAAGTAGACCAGCGACTTTTAAGACAGGTATTGAAAGCAAAAGATTACCGGGCAAGAGCTGCTGCTGTGCAGGTGGTTCGTTATACAGGGCATCAGCTGCCAGACCAGGCGAACTTACTGATGGAAGCCGCCCGGGATAAAAATAGCCGTGTAAGATTGATGGCTATCGTCGCCGCTTCATGGATAGGAAAAGAAAAAGGGCTTCCTGTTTTAGCTGAGGCAAATAAATTACCGCTGGATAGCTGGATGGTGCATGCCTATAAAACCGCCCTGGCCCATTTGAATGGGAAGAATGTGGAAGAAGAAAAGGAGAAAAAGGAAAAAACAGAACTCAAGGGTGCAACGCTTGCATTGTTTAATCAGGGAAAAATCATTTATAACAAAGAAGGATATTGTGTAACCTGCCATCAGCCTGATGGGAAAGGATTACCAGCTTCCGGTTTTCCGCCGCTTACACCCAATAAATGGATAAATGGAAGTGACGAAAGACTGATTAAGCTGGTTTTGAAAGGGATAATGGGGCCAATAGAGGTAAATGGGAAGAAATACCCCGGCCAGGTTCCGATGACCCCGTTTGGCGGACTACTGAAAGACCATGAAGTAGCTGCGGTATTAACCTATCTGCGAAACTCCTTTGGCAACAATGGCCCTGCTGTTTCACCGGAAAAAGTAAAAGCAGTAAGGAGGGCCACCCAAGATAAAAAGGATTTCTATACAACAGAGCAATTACTGAAAGAACATCCAATGGAAAGGGCGAAAAGATAA